TGATAAATCATGTCAAACTTCCTTTTGTTAATTTTTTTAAGTCATCCTTCAGTTGATCAATTATTGACTTTATGTCTTTCATAGAAACAATAATAAATATATAACCATTGATCTGTTTTTCCTTAATATGTATTTCGTTTGTAATTACTATGCAGCATCCATATTGTTCCAACTCATTTTGTAAATCAATAAGGTATTTTAAATTTATATCCTGAATAACATAGGGTAAAGAAAAAATGACTTGTTTCTTGGCCATGTTACATATTGAAGCAATACATGAACCAGATAGAATATTTCCAATTTCTTCCAAAACAGAAAGTTCTATATTTGATAAAGTAAATATATCTTTTGTCTCATTTAAAAGAATTTTTAAAAGGGCTTTCGCACATTCTGTTGAATAAGATAAGATAACTTTTCCTTCGATTGTTCCTTTAAAATCTTGAATTATAAATAATCCTAAATTGCCTAATTTCGATTCAATATAATTCTTGACTTCACTTATCTGTATGATTTCAATATCTGGAACCTTTATTAAAACCGGAGATTTAACTAATTTTGATAATGCATCAGCAGCGTCACCAATTCCAATATTCACAACCTCTTGAATAATATCTTTATCGTAAATGGTATTCTGATTCATTTATTATTATCTCCTTGTTCTAATGCTTTTTTTATACTCAATTTTAGATTATCGTCAAAAGGCTTTACAATAAAATCAACTACTCCAATTTCTTTAGCCTTTTTTTTTCTATATTCTTGTTTATCGGTCGTACAAATAATTATCTTGCTTTTAGGATCAAATTCTCTAATTTTTTCGCAGGCAGTTATTCCATCCATTTCAGGCATTAAAATATCTATTAAAACAAGATCCGGCTTTTCTTTTTTGTATATTTCAATAGCTTCTTTACCGTTAATGGCTTCTATTATTGAGTAGCTCTCTGAATGTAAAGTAGCTTTAATAAAATTACGAGTAAATGTTGAATCATCAACAGTAAGAATTTTTTTCATAATAGCCCTTTCCTTATTAGATTCCTGTGCGTCAGTTTTCCGCACTGTTATTTTGTAATTTAAACTAATTTATCCTATTGAGCAATAGATTCTCATCAAAGACAAAAAAAAGGTGGACATAAATCAAGAAAAACAGGCTCAAATCGTTAAAAATGATAAATCAATAAAGCATATCCTTCCAGAAAATATATTGGGGATTGATATGCAAAATGCAAAAGA
The Desulfobacterales bacterium genome window above contains:
- a CDS encoding chemotaxis protein CheC; its protein translation is MNQNTIYDKDIIQEVVNIGIGDAADALSKLVKSPVLIKVPDIEIIQISEVKNYIESKLGNLGLFIIQDFKGTIEGKVILSYSTECAKALLKILLNETKDIFTLSNIELSVLEEIGNILSGSCIASICNMAKKQVIFSLPYVIQDINLKYLIDLQNELEQYGCCIVITNEIHIKEKQINGYIFIIVSMKDIKSIIDQLKDDLKKLTKGSLT
- a CDS encoding response regulator, encoding MKKILTVDDSTFTRNFIKATLHSESYSIIEAINGKEAIEIYKKEKPDLVLIDILMPEMDGITACEKIREFDPKSKIIICTTDKQEYRKKKAKEIGVVDFIVKPFDDNLKLSIKKALEQGDNNK